Proteins co-encoded in one Bemisia tabaci chromosome 9, PGI_BMITA_v3 genomic window:
- the LOC109041550 gene encoding uncharacterized protein produces the protein MDAPPPPAPATPSLPVDARILRSPSRESVTTELSMLSVSSAEPSRIRLLGFHTARSVSPNPDADRPVINRPPGIPEVQWCDEENDVIRSCAALSAMLGLQKSFSTSDIAQIPNHPGLGPGATPLGSPFAPLGPLGDAFSPGCLRAAVSELSLSPAQKNSYLLCQSKLENTSRSCSTWVAVGDAATSQLPSPHGGHPSAAVSQHLTCISPADLVRSVNKKVRQNYIRRKLLTTYKALERFSLSKCNLDTLGVAAAAAQAATAARAKKGAETPTATSTPSQGTSFLAVPGAAGGGGGGGGGAPRSHSQSGLNTLLKAVNKSKTLTVGDVERERGKPLSKYDRNIMIFNWLHQLEPEECECYAEPV, from the exons ATGGACGCCCCGCCGCCGCCCGCGCCCGCCACGCCCTCGCTCCCCGTCGACGCCCGCATCCTGAGGTCCCCCTCCCGGGAGTCCGTCACCACCGAGCTCTCCATGCTCTCCGTGTCCTCCGCCGAGCCCTCCAGGATCCGCCTCCTCGGCTTCCACACCGCCAGGAGTGTCAGCCCCAACCCGGACGCAGATAGACCAGTTATCAACAG GCCGCCAGGGATCCCGGAGGTGCAATGGTGCGACGAGGAGAACGACGTGATCCGCTCTTGCGCGGCGCTCTCGGCCATGCTCGGCCTCCAGAAGTCCTTCAGCACCTCGGACATCGCCCAGATCCCGAACCACCCCGGCCTGGGTCCGGGGGCCACCCCCCTGGGCTCCCCCTTCGCCCCCCTGGGCCCCCTCGGCGACGCCTTCAGCCCCGGCTGCCTCCGCGCCGCCGTCTCCGAGCTGAGCCTGTCCCCGGCGCAGAAGAACAGCTACCTCCTCTGTCAGTCCAAACTCGAGAACACGTCCCGCTCTTGCTCCACGTGGGTGGCTGTCGGTGACGCCGCCACGTCGCAGCTCCCGTCGCCCCACGGTGGGCACCCCTCGGCGGCTGTTTCGCAACACCTGACCTGCATCTCTCCCGCGGATCTCGTGCGATCCGTCAATAAAAAA GTGCGCCAGAACTACATCCGGCGGAAACTTTTGACGACCTACAAAGCACTGGAGCGCTTCTCTTTGAGCAAATGCAACCTGGACACGTTAGGGGTAGCAGCGGCCGCCGCCCAGGCCGCCACGGCCGCCCGCGCTAAAAAAGGCGCCGAGACGCCCACAGCAACATCCACCCCCAGCCAAGGGACGTCCTTTCTCGCTGTACCCGGGGccgcagggggagggggtgggggagggggaggggcgcctCGTTCGCACTCCCAGTCCGGACTCAACACCCTCCTCAAGGCGGTGAACAAGAGCAAAACTCTCACGGTAGGGGATgtagagagggagagggggaaaCCCCTGTCCAAGTACGATAGGAATATTATGATATTTAATTGGCTCCACCAGCTGGAGCCGGAGGAGTGTGAGTGCTACGCTGAGCCTGTTTAA